In the Brachyhypopomus gauderio isolate BG-103 chromosome 4, BGAUD_0.2, whole genome shotgun sequence genome, one interval contains:
- the LOC143512189 gene encoding actin-related protein 2/3 complex subunit 2-A-like → MILLEINNRIIEETLALKFESASNGNKPEAVEVTFADFDGVLYHISNPNGDKTKVMVSISLKFYKELQEHGADELLKKIYGNVLVAAEDGYNVSLLFDLDALPANKEDLVHQAGMLKRNCFASVFEKYFAFQEEGREGEQRAVVHYRDDETMYVEAKKDRVTVVFSTVFKDDDDVIIGKVFMQEFKEGRRASHTAPQVLFNHREPPLELKDTDAAVGDNIGYITFVLFPRHTNANTRDNTINLIHTFRDYLHYHIKCSKAYIHTRMRAKTSDFLKVLNRARPDAEKKEMKTISGKTFTR, encoded by the exons ATGATTTTGTTGGAAATAAACAATCGGATCATCGAGGAGACGCTAGCTCTTAAATTTGAGAGCGCATCAAACGG GAACAAACCTGAGGCAGTAGAAGTCACGTTTGCTG ATTTTGATGGCGTGCTCTACCACATCTCCAACCCGAATGGAGACAAGACCAAGGTGATGGTCAGCATCTCCCTCAAGTTCTACAAGGAGCTTCAGGAACACGGCGCCGATGAG ctgctgaaaaaaatctacgGCAATGTCTTGGTGGCAGCTGAAGACG GGTACAATGTCTCTCTGCTTTTTGACCTGGACGCACTACCAGCCAACAAGGAAGACCTCGTCCACCAGGCAGGCATGTTGAAGAGGAACTGCTTCGCCTCCGTGTTTGAGAAATACTTCGCCTTCCAGGAAGAGGGTCGCGAGGGCGAGCAGAGGGCTGTGGTCCACTACAGGGACGATGAGACCAT GTACGTGGAGGCGAAAAAGGACCGTGTGACCGTGGTGTTCAGCACCGTCTTTAAGGACGACGACGATGTCATCATAGGGAAAGTGTTTATGCAG gAGTTTAAAGAAGGACGGCGTGCCAGTCACACCGCTCCTCAGGTGTTGTTTAATCATCGTGAGCCTCCCTTGGAGTTGAAGGACACGGACGCTGCTGTTGGAGACAACATCGGCTACATCACCTTCG TTCTGTTTCCTCGTCATACCAACGCCAACACCCGAGACAACACCATCAACCTGATCCACACCTTCCGAGACTACCTGCACTATCACATCAAGTGCTCCAAG GCCTACATTCACACGCGCATGAGAGCCAAGACCTCTGACTTCCTGAAGGTCCTGAATCGCGCTCGTCCTGACGCTGAGAAGAAAGAGATGAAGACAATCTC GGGAAAGACCTTTACTCGCTGA